One region of Pseudoalteromonas luteoviolacea genomic DNA includes:
- a CDS encoding response regulator transcription factor: MLVLLVEDDTSLAAQLIDFLQCEGIEVDYAMSVASAKEIAVQTNLYSQYDAVILDMDLPDGSGLNLLSEDILGQGVPVLFCTAATSLEDKLAAFSAGALDYITKPFALPELAVRLKILAQKQPTQTEAMFDIDDLHIDFSMKIAKRGERVLVLSPQQWQLLSLLAEHSPKPVKKDQILIHIWPDQDVNNNMYKSLLTRLRRNVSKHDEPELIHTIKSQGVVLRCTDG, from the coding sequence ATGCTTGTATTACTGGTTGAAGACGATACTTCTTTAGCAGCTCAATTAATTGACTTTTTGCAATGTGAAGGTATTGAAGTGGATTATGCCATGTCTGTTGCGAGTGCAAAAGAAATTGCAGTGCAAACAAATTTGTATAGTCAGTATGATGCGGTGATTCTTGATATGGATCTGCCCGACGGCAGTGGTTTAAATTTATTGTCAGAAGATATTTTGGGGCAAGGTGTTCCTGTATTATTTTGTACGGCAGCCACATCTCTTGAAGACAAACTCGCGGCTTTCTCTGCGGGGGCATTGGATTACATTACTAAGCCTTTTGCTCTGCCAGAGCTGGCGGTCAGGCTTAAAATATTGGCACAAAAACAACCAACACAAACCGAGGCCATGTTCGATATTGATGACTTACATATTGACTTTTCTATGAAAATAGCAAAGCGAGGTGAACGCGTTTTGGTGTTATCACCCCAGCAGTGGCAACTGCTCTCATTACTCGCAGAGCATAGTCCAAAGCCAGTTAAGAAAGATCAGATCTTGATACATATATGGCCAGATCAGGATGTGAACAATAATATGTATAAATCTTTATTAACGCGTTTAAGGCGCAATGTCTCAAAGCATGATGAGCCGGAATTGATACATACAATAAAAAGCCAAGGGGTGGTATTGAGGTGTACAGATGGTTAA
- a CDS encoding methyl-accepting chemotaxis protein yields MFKASVISRISVGYTVVLLAMVAISVFSLFRMSEINSNLKKVTQVAQPIDIKVNSVESKLDQLNLSVYQHYYAEDISEQLRLEGSINAYQKKIQQQLDAMIALFANLPNNSDKIQVVEQFEASKTQVFSAQKKSMSVASAALKNKATLKQYQSQISNLDKQLADITERYTRYRANQAVTSSLSQLRYGISIAKQFLLINNLQELQALSQEYKLWLSDYVKSGYQLQALTPSAALERNIIKPLGSVATELAWVIGKQDGIKSLQSSYLSSKNVLISNLAQVESGLQQLKSDMAKISKLSQDFSAAVELQTTASVESSFTWISLATLATLIFGILTALYITRSISRPLKQTVADIEKLATGNLQDHIDVSGKDEFAQLRQALQSLRIAFVTIITDIKTQSEQINHSVDTLSISAQHTTTIANQQKDQTTQVASAVLEMTATSSEISDTAVQATQLMAQADALATQSQGLVQQNQTLSEQLRCDMTSAADVVASLDKECRQIEEVVNVIDTIADQTNLLALNAAIEAARAAEHGRGFAVVADEVRTLAMRTQASTEQIQTKINQLLKSSDLAVQALRSSVNNTESCTEMAKEIDEQIKEFAQGVSDAHQLNEVIAEAAKQQHIAAQEISTSIENIDELSLQTLDQIQHNHAAANELDKASDALVTMNEQFKVQ; encoded by the coding sequence ATGTTCAAAGCATCCGTAATATCAAGAATATCAGTCGGATACACGGTAGTTCTCCTGGCAATGGTTGCCATAAGCGTCTTCTCTCTCTTTAGAATGTCAGAGATCAATAGCAACTTAAAAAAAGTTACTCAAGTCGCTCAACCAATTGATATAAAAGTAAACTCTGTCGAAAGTAAGCTCGATCAGCTTAACCTATCTGTATACCAGCATTACTATGCTGAAGACATTTCTGAGCAATTAAGATTGGAAGGTTCCATCAATGCGTATCAGAAAAAAATACAACAACAGCTCGATGCTATGATAGCGCTGTTCGCTAATTTGCCAAACAACAGTGATAAGATTCAGGTTGTTGAGCAATTTGAAGCAAGCAAAACACAGGTATTCAGCGCACAAAAAAAATCAATGAGTGTCGCCAGTGCGGCGCTAAAAAACAAAGCCACTTTAAAGCAATACCAATCACAGATCAGCAATCTCGATAAACAACTCGCTGATATTACAGAGCGCTACACACGATATAGAGCAAACCAAGCGGTTACTTCTTCTTTAAGCCAGCTGAGATATGGTATATCTATCGCTAAACAGTTTCTATTGATCAACAACTTACAAGAGCTACAAGCCCTCTCACAAGAGTATAAATTATGGTTAAGTGACTACGTAAAAAGTGGGTATCAATTGCAAGCGCTCACACCCAGTGCCGCTTTAGAGCGCAATATTATAAAACCTCTGGGTTCCGTAGCAACTGAGCTAGCCTGGGTTATAGGCAAACAAGATGGTATAAAATCCCTTCAGAGCAGCTACTTATCAAGTAAAAACGTACTTATTAGTAATCTGGCTCAGGTGGAGTCAGGGTTACAACAGCTCAAATCTGATATGGCCAAAATCAGCAAATTGAGTCAGGATTTTAGCGCTGCAGTAGAATTACAAACAACCGCATCAGTTGAATCAAGCTTTACTTGGATTTCATTGGCAACCCTTGCCACTCTGATTTTCGGTATTTTGACAGCGCTGTATATTACACGCAGTATCAGTCGCCCACTAAAGCAAACCGTTGCAGATATAGAAAAACTTGCAACCGGTAATCTGCAAGATCATATAGATGTATCGGGCAAAGATGAATTTGCGCAGTTGCGTCAAGCTCTGCAAAGCTTAAGAATTGCTTTTGTGACTATTATCACCGATATCAAAACACAATCAGAGCAAATCAATCACTCTGTAGATACCTTGTCAATTAGTGCGCAGCACACAACCACAATAGCCAATCAGCAAAAAGACCAAACCACGCAAGTGGCCAGTGCCGTACTTGAAATGACCGCAACATCGAGTGAAATTTCAGATACAGCGGTGCAGGCAACTCAGCTCATGGCCCAAGCAGATGCACTGGCAACACAATCGCAAGGCTTAGTTCAGCAAAACCAAACGCTCAGTGAACAGCTTCGTTGTGATATGACTTCAGCCGCAGATGTGGTGGCCTCTCTTGATAAAGAATGTCGACAGATTGAAGAGGTCGTTAACGTTATTGATACTATTGCCGATCAGACTAACTTACTTGCACTGAATGCTGCAATTGAAGCTGCTAGAGCCGCAGAGCACGGACGAGGATTTGCCGTTGTAGCTGATGAAGTGCGTACTCTCGCCATGCGTACACAGGCATCAACGGAACAAATTCAAACCAAGATAAATCAACTACTAAAATCTTCTGATTTGGCAGTGCAAGCGCTTCGAAGCTCAGTTAACAACACTGAGTCTTGTACTGAAATGGCAAAAGAAATCGATGAGCAAATCAAGGAATTTGCACAGGGTGTCAGCGATGCACACCAACTTAATGAAGTCATCGCAGAAGCAGCTAAACAGCAACATATAGCAGCTCAAGAGATCAGTACCAGCATTGAAAATATCGATGAACTTTCGCTGCAAACACTTGACCAAATACAGCATAACCATGCAGCGGCTAATGAGCTCGATAAAGCATCAGATGCCTTAGTAACAATGAACGAGCAATTTAAGGTGCAATAA
- a CDS encoding extracellular solute-binding protein, whose translation MTKYFYLLIALLLWPTLACSKQQLDLYTWRQQEQLLWDKVNKQNLIDDVHVNVKVIDFDTYQSHIQLAIQNQHVDLFQWMPGPAALAPLIKHNLISPQLTALKSINPNALPAATGADNNIYGVPFAMQLEGILVNKKLLAKHGLDSQPHSISALERVFNQLKSNNITALQMASDQWYLSQVVAEVMTAGLLKASRAQALITGQACFTDTEYVNILGTLKDWHNKGYINHDVLKQDYHGMGTSKALGNSALALDGGWRAGPNSVFYQIDKSYQVDFWPVPGESGKFYGFADGTYQVNAKSQYAEHAQKVLNFTTTKTFANLFANTLNEIPAYGGKMQINSGNLRAQAKLLNEQSYGASLFTAASLNQGTPSYQQLVAEAIKQVFSGTTAQQAAQHIQQGLNSWQYIGKSQCAI comes from the coding sequence ATGACAAAATATTTCTACTTACTCATTGCTTTGTTGCTCTGGCCAACCCTAGCTTGTTCAAAACAGCAGCTAGATCTCTATACGTGGCGCCAACAAGAACAGTTGTTATGGGACAAGGTTAACAAACAAAACCTAATTGACGATGTGCATGTCAACGTTAAAGTCATCGATTTTGATACATATCAGTCGCATATCCAATTGGCGATACAAAATCAACATGTTGATTTGTTTCAATGGATGCCAGGACCCGCAGCGCTTGCACCGCTAATCAAACATAATTTGATATCACCGCAACTCACAGCGTTAAAATCCATTAACCCAAATGCACTCCCAGCAGCAACAGGCGCAGATAACAACATATATGGTGTACCGTTTGCGATGCAGCTCGAGGGTATTCTGGTCAACAAAAAATTGCTAGCTAAGCATGGGTTAGATTCACAGCCTCACTCTATTTCTGCTCTCGAGCGTGTGTTCAACCAACTGAAAAGCAACAATATTACTGCTCTGCAAATGGCCAGCGATCAGTGGTATCTATCGCAAGTAGTCGCAGAAGTAATGACTGCTGGATTACTCAAAGCGTCGCGAGCACAAGCACTGATAACTGGACAAGCCTGTTTTACGGATACTGAATACGTAAATATATTAGGTACATTAAAAGATTGGCATAACAAAGGTTACATCAATCATGATGTATTGAAGCAGGATTACCATGGTATGGGTACCAGTAAAGCTCTAGGAAACTCAGCGTTGGCTTTAGATGGTGGTTGGCGAGCGGGACCTAACTCCGTGTTTTATCAAATAGACAAAAGCTATCAAGTTGACTTTTGGCCTGTGCCTGGAGAAAGTGGCAAATTCTACGGGTTTGCCGATGGTACCTATCAGGTAAACGCCAAAAGTCAGTATGCTGAACACGCCCAAAAAGTGCTCAACTTTACGACAACAAAAACATTTGCCAACTTATTTGCTAATACTCTAAATGAAATTCCCGCTTACGGCGGCAAAATGCAAATCAACAGCGGCAACCTTAGAGCACAAGCAAAACTCTTAAACGAGCAGAGTTATGGTGCGAGCTTATTTACAGCAGCTTCGTTAAATCAAGGAACGCCAAGCTATCAACAGCTTGTTGCAGAGGCCATCAAACAGGTATTTTCTGGAACGACGGCACAGCAAGCTGCACAGCATATTCAACAAGGTCTAAACAGTTGGCAATATATCGGGAAAAGTCAATGCGCAATTTAA
- a CDS encoding amidohydrolase, with translation MRVTNMSLLPIIVAGLCISGCNSDSSSTANNSVNSNTPTTTPNQTAQVQSTMVFVNGDIYTVNEAKPWAQAIAIKDNKIIFVGSTEQAQQHIGENTQVIDLKGKMMMPGFHDVHMHPLESGSDATQFTIPEEESTETYIDLIADAAFQNPDAEWLIGYGHSIGTLLEMQDSPIEVLDEAVPNRPVIIMEQTSHSMWVNSKALELARINANSLDPIGGVIGRDEQGNVDGILYDNAGNQVMELAMRSLTNTQQNDYLGLIDYTMPALNKAGITSISDARTYWQRGHLDTWLKIAKEDKLTLRAHLGLWAYPQMNDATQLSKLKSLYQADPNSLLKVNQVKFYVDGILVNTTAAMHEPYHQNWLELDGNNGLNYFTQARLEKYIKALEPTGFDFNIHAIGDRGIHEALNAIENASSGKARHRLTHLEVVDPADYGRFAKLGVIADAQVAGDFTDPNHWPENIPLLGAERSQDLVPIKNLVDSNATLTLSSDWNVSPFNPFIGISNAISRAPQAITLAQALEAYTLNSAYAMRQDHLVGSIEVGKLADLVVLDKNLFESTVKEIANTQVTMTLLDGEIVYQR, from the coding sequence ATGAGAGTCACAAATATGTCTTTACTTCCTATAATTGTAGCTGGCCTTTGTATATCAGGCTGTAACTCAGATTCTAGCTCTACGGCTAATAATTCCGTAAATAGCAATACACCAACTACTACACCCAATCAAACTGCGCAAGTTCAATCGACCATGGTGTTTGTCAATGGCGATATTTACACAGTCAATGAAGCCAAACCTTGGGCACAGGCTATTGCGATCAAAGACAATAAGATTATTTTTGTTGGCTCTACAGAACAAGCCCAACAACATATTGGTGAAAATACGCAAGTTATTGACCTAAAAGGCAAGATGATGATGCCTGGATTTCATGATGTGCATATGCACCCATTGGAGTCAGGTTCAGACGCAACGCAATTTACGATTCCTGAAGAAGAGTCTACAGAAACTTATATTGACCTCATTGCTGATGCGGCATTCCAAAACCCTGATGCTGAATGGCTAATAGGCTATGGCCATTCAATTGGCACACTATTAGAAATGCAAGACAGCCCAATTGAAGTCCTAGACGAGGCTGTACCAAACCGCCCCGTTATCATTATGGAGCAAACTTCGCACTCTATGTGGGTTAACAGTAAAGCACTGGAATTAGCAAGGATCAACGCAAATAGTCTAGACCCAATTGGCGGCGTTATAGGGAGAGATGAGCAAGGGAACGTCGATGGGATCCTATATGATAATGCAGGTAATCAGGTGATGGAGCTGGCAATGCGTTCGCTGACCAACACGCAACAAAACGATTACTTGGGGCTGATTGACTATACGATGCCAGCACTGAATAAAGCTGGGATCACGTCTATCAGTGATGCAAGAACCTATTGGCAACGCGGCCACTTAGACACTTGGTTAAAGATCGCGAAAGAAGATAAGTTAACGCTCAGAGCTCACCTAGGCCTTTGGGCATACCCGCAAATGAATGATGCAACACAACTGAGTAAACTAAAATCACTCTACCAAGCAGATCCGAATAGTTTGCTAAAAGTTAACCAAGTGAAATTTTATGTCGACGGTATACTGGTTAACACCACAGCTGCCATGCACGAACCATATCACCAAAATTGGTTGGAGCTAGACGGTAATAACGGCCTGAATTACTTCACCCAAGCACGCCTTGAAAAGTACATAAAAGCGCTGGAGCCAACGGGTTTCGATTTTAATATTCATGCCATTGGTGATAGAGGGATCCATGAAGCGTTGAATGCCATTGAAAATGCATCTTCTGGTAAAGCGCGTCACAGGTTAACTCACCTTGAGGTCGTTGACCCAGCTGACTACGGGCGCTTCGCTAAATTAGGAGTCATTGCAGATGCGCAAGTTGCTGGAGATTTTACTGATCCAAACCACTGGCCTGAAAACATTCCGTTACTTGGTGCTGAACGTTCACAAGACCTTGTACCTATTAAAAACTTAGTCGACAGTAATGCCACACTAACACTTTCTAGTGATTGGAATGTGAGCCCATTTAATCCATTCATTGGGATCAGTAACGCGATATCAAGAGCACCACAGGCAATCACCCTAGCTCAAGCACTTGAAGCTTATACATTAAACAGCGCCTATGCCATGCGACAGGATCACCTTGTTGGCAGTATAGAAGTGGGCAAACTCGCTGATTTAGTTGTACTAGATAAAAACCTATTTGAAAGCACAGTCAAAGAAATAGCCAATACGCAAGTCACTATGACCCTATTAGATGGTGAGATAGTATATCAGCGATAG
- a CDS encoding sensor histidine kinase: MVNPQNLGRYFTLRFGIFFVVFMAIWMQVATWVYHYAWDDTTEHYLYQDLVLAHSDQLQLPFKSAEKYIGALHTMPIEYQKILGSHDIEYEHTLLISFDKGDLYVLKSEDKLGQDLFAVHFFSQQTSPSLLPVFLILSGFMLVPIGLLIWRIWRAIKQDIDVLKQSLDEHEEDTPPARFVEFSELQFLVSTARFAQQHAQQQERLFSAFLSHEVRTPLTKINHSINRLQQIDDIPLAALDMIEELESGQTELTEIADAVLLLSQPSKAKLECHALLPTLVKWQKKWADLGLLIHIDKEPVLGEQAIQPKLLQLLLTQVAKNALQHGEGGLHVELDAKGIVFENRVSVRAVRPGYGLGSKIVSQVCDCFGWQYNVNVTVTDKYRVRIVWCY; this comes from the coding sequence ATGGTTAACCCTCAAAATCTTGGGCGTTACTTTACGCTAAGATTTGGCATTTTTTTTGTTGTATTTATGGCTATTTGGATGCAAGTTGCGACCTGGGTTTATCACTATGCTTGGGATGATACCACTGAGCATTACCTCTATCAGGACTTAGTGCTAGCACACAGTGATCAGCTTCAATTGCCGTTCAAATCAGCAGAAAAGTACATTGGTGCATTGCATACAATGCCAATTGAATATCAAAAAATACTGGGGTCTCACGATATAGAATATGAGCATACATTGCTTATATCTTTCGATAAGGGAGATTTGTATGTGCTTAAAAGTGAAGATAAATTAGGCCAAGATTTGTTTGCCGTTCATTTTTTTTCGCAGCAAACATCCCCTAGTTTATTACCCGTTTTTTTGATTTTAAGTGGCTTTATGCTTGTGCCTATTGGGCTATTAATTTGGCGGATTTGGCGGGCTATTAAGCAGGACATTGATGTATTAAAGCAAAGCTTGGATGAACACGAAGAGGACACACCTCCAGCAAGGTTCGTTGAATTTTCTGAGCTTCAGTTTTTGGTATCAACAGCACGCTTTGCACAGCAGCATGCGCAACAGCAAGAAAGGTTGTTTTCGGCATTTTTGAGTCATGAAGTACGAACCCCGTTAACTAAGATAAATCACAGTATCAATCGGCTTCAACAAATAGATGATATTCCTTTGGCTGCATTAGATATGATTGAAGAGTTAGAGTCAGGGCAGACAGAGCTAACTGAGATAGCTGATGCTGTTTTATTACTGAGTCAGCCTAGTAAAGCGAAACTGGAGTGTCATGCTTTGTTACCCACCTTAGTTAAGTGGCAGAAAAAGTGGGCTGATCTTGGTTTACTCATTCATATTGACAAGGAGCCTGTGCTCGGTGAGCAAGCAATTCAGCCTAAGTTACTGCAGCTACTTTTGACGCAGGTCGCAAAAAATGCGCTACAGCATGGCGAAGGTGGACTGCATGTTGAGCTGGATGCAAAGGGCATCGTGTTCGAAAATAGGGTGAGTGTCAGGGCAGTGCGACCTGGGTATGGCCTTGGTAGCAAAATAGTCTCGCAAGTTTGTGACTGCTTTGGATGGCAATATAATGTGAATGTAACTGTAACTGATAAATATAGGGTTCGTATTGTCTGGTGTTATTAA
- the darA gene encoding darobactin family peptide antibiotic, which yields MIVEAPKEKISISEKLDALKSSFSDQTLNIANVDQARVDSISIAPPITAWNWSKSFEK from the coding sequence ATGATTGTTGAAGCACCAAAAGAGAAAATATCTATCTCTGAAAAACTTGATGCGCTTAAAAGTAGCTTTTCAGATCAAACATTAAATATCGCTAATGTTGATCAAGCACGTGTTGATAGCATTTCAATTGCACCACCTATCACAGCTTGGAACTGGTCGAAGTCATTCGAAAAGTAA
- a CDS encoding substrate-binding periplasmic protein, which yields MQPITQPTIYSTVAKEVLLSAYAQIDTSVAFELYPAKRALRIADKGLADGLLARTPGLEQDYPNLRMLSVPVAFEKVYLFTHLPYLDPIDWRELTKYRVAVVRGFELAAQSFPRGTLVEVSSIDQAFKMLSQHKVDFVIDLESGYCSLKKLGLSEVKKLEPAMTELVVYHYLHKNHKNLMARLEPTLRQMEAQGEIKALYKKVHSTFNCETLPYIP from the coding sequence GTGCAACCTATTACTCAACCCACTATTTATTCTACAGTCGCTAAAGAAGTGTTACTCAGTGCGTATGCTCAAATTGATACAAGTGTCGCTTTTGAGCTGTACCCTGCGAAAAGAGCCTTGCGCATCGCTGATAAAGGCCTGGCAGATGGATTGCTTGCCCGTACGCCCGGGTTAGAGCAGGACTATCCAAACTTGAGAATGCTGAGTGTGCCAGTTGCATTTGAAAAAGTGTATCTATTCACTCACCTGCCGTATTTGGATCCCATCGATTGGCGTGAATTAACTAAGTATCGTGTCGCTGTTGTTAGAGGATTTGAGCTTGCGGCACAAAGCTTTCCACGAGGAACTTTAGTGGAAGTATCGAGTATTGACCAGGCTTTTAAAATGTTGTCGCAGCATAAAGTTGACTTTGTTATTGATTTAGAAAGTGGGTATTGCAGCTTAAAAAAGCTGGGGTTAAGTGAGGTCAAAAAATTAGAGCCCGCGATGACAGAGTTGGTTGTATATCATTATCTTCATAAAAACCATAAGAATTTAATGGCTCGCTTAGAGCCGACATTAAGGCAAATGGAAGCACAGGGCGAGATAAAAGCACTATACAAAAAAGTGCACAGTACTTTTAATTGCGAAACCTTGCCTTATATCCCATGA
- a CDS encoding OsmC family protein, with protein MSIYQAAISWQRQANEAFIDAKYSRAHIWSFDGGAIVEASSSPSVVPLPYSVEHHVDPEEAYVASISSCHMLFFLHFAAKAKLVVESYIDNASGIMARNAQGNMAMVEVTLKPQVTWYQPELINDKAIAELHHQAHQSCFIANSVNTLIKIEH; from the coding sequence ATGTCTATTTATCAAGCTGCCATTTCTTGGCAGAGACAAGCCAATGAAGCATTTATCGATGCTAAATATAGCCGAGCACATATCTGGTCTTTTGATGGCGGTGCTATCGTCGAAGCCTCGTCATCTCCTTCAGTTGTTCCCCTACCCTATTCTGTAGAACACCATGTTGACCCGGAAGAGGCTTATGTTGCATCAATATCTAGCTGTCATATGCTGTTTTTCCTTCATTTTGCAGCAAAAGCAAAGTTAGTTGTTGAGTCTTATATCGATAATGCCTCGGGTATCATGGCCCGAAATGCTCAGGGAAACATGGCAATGGTTGAAGTAACACTTAAACCTCAAGTAACCTGGTATCAACCAGAGCTTATTAATGATAAAGCCATAGCAGAATTACACCATCAAGCTCATCAATCTTGCTTTATTGCAAACTCAGTTAACACGCTGATTAAAATAGAACATTGA